In one Palaemon carinicauda isolate YSFRI2023 chromosome 25, ASM3689809v2, whole genome shotgun sequence genomic region, the following are encoded:
- the LOC137618794 gene encoding anti-lipopolysaccharide factor-like, which translates to MRPSTCFFVLAGFILLSCSVFDKAEGQGLTDLLGGQSGDSLVKTLVSQIAGLWDTKEFEFLNQACNIQVKPSLKKWKLLFIGTMYCPGWTIIRGYSETSSRTDAVKLAIADFIRKAVADGLITEEQANEWLKRQ; encoded by the exons ATGCGTCCTTCAACCTGCTTCTTTGTCCTGGCTGGGTTCATCCTGCTGTCCTGCAGCGTCTTTGACAAGGCAGAAGGTCAGGGTTTGACCGATTTATTGGGAGGCCAATCAGGAGACAGTCTAGTGAAGACATTGGTGTCACAAATTGCTGG ATTATGGGACACAAAAGAATTCGAATTCCTAAACCAAGCGTGCAACATCCAGGTCAAACCTTCACTCAAGAAATGGAAATTGCTCTTCATAGGCACCATGTACTGCCCAGGCTGGACTATCATCAGGGGATACT CTGAGACAAGCAGCCGAACAGATGCCGTAAAGCTGGCTATCGCTGACTTCATCCGAAAAGCTGTAGCCGACGGATTAATAACTGAAGAGCAGGCTAATGAGTGGCTCAAGCGCCAATAA